The Sediminispirochaeta bajacaliforniensis DSM 16054 genome window below encodes:
- a CDS encoding esterase-like activity of phytase family protein: MKKACSLGLAAVLLMSLAACTSVDVSKVPAAGSRLPYTVLTILPNGTEVRNGGYGSAMTGHPTKAGRFYAITDRGPNSSYTGNAGTGKKFPVPDYTPRIGEFKLNADGSVSMIRKILLKDPQGNPISGRPNPEGLGATGEVAYDNDGNALAADPYGLDSEGLVALSDGTFWISDEYGPHIVHYSADGVELERISPMGIDTNGRKLPRVFARRRANRGMEGLAVTPDERTLVGIMQSTLYNPSKKAATNTTLARIVTFNLETGETHQYLYRQEKNNNSDSELAALTATTFLVDERDGAFSGEGDAQKTLYKIDLSGATDVSGDMDETGGMRIDGRTLEEMSWDEIDAAGIKPVKKELVADVVAMLPNRYPHDKLEGLWVIDASTVGILNDDDFAVTPQGDDVVQKILPGTTNEVDGDILYILHLAKPLF; encoded by the coding sequence ATGAAAAAAGCATGTTCTCTTGGACTGGCCGCGGTCCTTTTGATGTCGCTTGCGGCGTGCACGAGTGTTGATGTTTCAAAGGTTCCGGCGGCGGGAAGCAGGCTGCCGTATACGGTTTTGACGATTCTGCCTAATGGTACCGAGGTTCGTAACGGCGGATATGGATCGGCCATGACAGGACATCCGACAAAAGCGGGTCGGTTCTATGCCATTACCGACCGAGGCCCGAACTCCAGTTATACCGGAAACGCCGGCACGGGCAAGAAATTTCCGGTACCCGATTACACCCCTCGCATCGGAGAGTTCAAGCTGAACGCCGATGGTTCTGTTTCGATGATCAGAAAGATCCTTTTGAAAGATCCCCAGGGAAATCCGATCTCCGGACGGCCGAACCCCGAGGGGCTTGGGGCCACCGGCGAGGTTGCATATGATAACGATGGTAATGCCTTGGCGGCCGATCCCTACGGTTTGGATAGTGAAGGGCTGGTCGCCTTATCCGACGGGACCTTCTGGATCAGTGATGAGTATGGTCCCCATATTGTTCATTACTCCGCCGATGGCGTGGAGCTGGAGCGGATCAGTCCCATGGGGATTGATACCAACGGCAGGAAGCTTCCCAGGGTGTTTGCCCGGCGCAGGGCAAATCGCGGTATGGAGGGGCTGGCCGTTACTCCCGACGAAAGGACCCTGGTCGGTATCATGCAATCGACTCTGTATAACCCCTCCAAAAAGGCTGCAACTAATACGACGCTTGCACGAATTGTCACCTTCAATCTTGAAACGGGCGAAACCCATCAGTATCTCTACCGCCAGGAAAAAAACAACAACTCCGATTCCGAACTTGCCGCATTAACGGCCACCACGTTTTTGGTGGATGAGCGGGACGGGGCATTCTCGGGTGAAGGCGATGCCCAGAAAACTCTCTACAAAATCGATCTTTCCGGTGCCACCGATGTCTCCGGCGATATGGATGAGACCGGCGGTATGCGTATCGATGGCCGTACCCTGGAAGAGATGAGCTGGGATGAGATCGATGCCGCCGGTATCAAGCCGGTGAAGAAGGAACTTGTGGCGGATGTCGTGGCTATGCTGCCCAACCGCTATCCCCACGACAAACTTGAGGGCTTGTGGGTTATTGATGCCAGCACCGTCGGCATATTGAACGACGATGATTTTGCCGTAACTCCCCAGGGGGATGATGTGGTACAGAAGATTCTTCCCGGAACGACTAACGAGGTCGACGGAGACATCCTTTATATTCTCCATCTTGCAAAGCCGCTTTTTTAG
- a CDS encoding PfkB family carbohydrate kinase, with amino-acid sequence MNIIGVGDSVLDEYVDFDIMYPGGNSVNVPVLAKRCGAVQSAYIGILGNDYPGTCFRESLTNEGIDISRLRVVYGQTARNKVHIDGNGDRKFIGNNGCDVAQKMLTLTLNDNDITCIRAYDILHTSFHSEIDEILHKVVGKVRVSLDFSDAYDEQALSAYCGMVDFAFLSAGKYSEREAEHYAGYALECGAKTVVLTKGIRGSLILTRNQKHSEHAVPVEPKDTLGAGDAYIASFLRHFFDSSGNIELAAQQASKFASLSCLSSGAFGYPINLTKTMG; translated from the coding sequence ATGAACATCATTGGAGTAGGCGACAGCGTATTAGATGAATATGTCGATTTTGATATTATGTATCCCGGTGGGAACTCGGTCAATGTTCCGGTCTTGGCGAAGCGATGCGGAGCTGTTCAATCTGCATATATCGGAATACTAGGAAATGATTATCCCGGAACCTGTTTTCGTGAAAGCCTGACAAACGAGGGGATTGATATCTCAAGACTTAGGGTTGTGTACGGTCAAACGGCAAGAAATAAAGTCCATATCGACGGTAATGGCGACAGAAAATTTATCGGGAACAATGGGTGCGACGTTGCCCAAAAGATGCTTACGCTAACGTTAAATGATAACGATATAACGTGTATACGTGCCTATGATATTTTGCATACAAGTTTTCATAGCGAGATCGATGAAATCTTGCATAAAGTTGTTGGAAAGGTAAGAGTTTCACTCGATTTCTCAGATGCATATGATGAGCAGGCTTTATCTGCATATTGTGGCATGGTCGACTTTGCCTTTTTATCGGCCGGGAAGTATAGTGAACGGGAAGCGGAGCACTATGCTGGTTATGCGTTAGAATGCGGAGCGAAAACAGTTGTCTTGACAAAAGGAATACGGGGATCGTTAATCCTGACAAGAAATCAAAAACATTCCGAACATGCCGTTCCTGTCGAGCCGAAGGATACGCTTGGGGCCGGCGATGCATATATTGCTTCGTTTCTTCGTCATTTTTTTGATAGTAGCGGAAATATTGAGTTAGCGGCTCAGCAAGCCAGTAAATTTGCTTCTTTATCGTGTTTGTCGTCCGGAGCCTTTGGGTATCCAATCAACCTGACGAAAACTATGGGATAA
- a CDS encoding carbohydrate ABC transporter permease, which yields MLLKRKRLTLEQQDYIAGYVFVLPILIMMSIWFYFPAVKSLIFSFQEVNFFSLNHPTFIGLNNFKELFRDPNFIQATGNTIFITVISVPVLLISGFLIAYNIENIVSGRALYRTLFFIPAVTSAVALTMALMYLFVSGAFIPVLLNRLFGIPDVTWPADPRTALAFVAILVIWKNLGIFVVLYINALNTIPKEIFEAAELDGAKGLKKLRFITIPLVKPTTVLSLLLCVTWCMQTFDEPFTLARSGNVVGSPAGTTSTLITFFYSQNFRFFRPGYASSAAFFLFLILLLFSLGQNAIEKRQERRDT from the coding sequence ATGCTTCTGAAACGGAAACGGCTGACGTTGGAACAACAAGACTATATTGCTGGTTATGTATTCGTTCTTCCAATTTTGATAATGATGTCAATCTGGTTTTATTTTCCTGCAGTAAAATCTTTGATATTCAGTTTTCAAGAGGTGAATTTTTTTTCTTTGAATCATCCGACTTTCATCGGTTTGAATAATTTTAAAGAACTCTTTCGTGACCCGAATTTCATTCAGGCCACAGGAAACACCATTTTCATAACCGTTATCAGCGTGCCTGTTTTATTAATATCCGGTTTCCTTATTGCCTACAATATAGAAAACATAGTTTCCGGTAGAGCATTATACAGAACATTGTTCTTTATACCTGCAGTAACCTCTGCTGTCGCCTTGACGATGGCCTTGATGTATCTGTTTGTATCAGGGGCTTTTATCCCTGTATTACTTAATAGATTATTCGGAATTCCGGATGTTACATGGCCGGCTGATCCGAGAACTGCGCTGGCGTTTGTCGCAATATTAGTGATATGGAAAAATCTCGGTATTTTTGTGGTGTTGTATATCAATGCACTGAATACCATTCCCAAAGAGATTTTTGAAGCAGCTGAATTGGATGGTGCAAAGGGGTTGAAGAAACTACGGTTTATCACCATCCCTCTCGTCAAACCGACTACTGTTTTGTCATTGCTGTTATGCGTTACATGGTGTATGCAGACCTTCGATGAGCCATTTACCTTGGCGAGGTCAGGGAATGTTGTCGGATCTCCTGCAGGAACAACAAGTACATTAATTACATTCTTTTACTCTCAGAATTTTAGATTTTTCAGACCCGGATATGCTAGTTCTGCTGCTTTTTTTCTGTTCTTAATCCTTTTACTTTTTTCACTTGGTCAGAACGCTATCGAAAAGAGACAAGAGAGAAGGGATACCTAA
- a CDS encoding chromate transporter yields the protein MNTYLDLFFTFARIGGLTFGGGYAMLPILQREVVEKRRWVTDEELMDYYAVGQCTPGIIAINTATFIGNRQKGAPGGIVATLGMIFPSLIIITLIAAFISNFADLPLVKNAFAGIRVCVFVLILQAVWKLQKQALIDRVTGIIFALVFLMSVFTGLSPILFVLLSGLAGVIIQGKKVGGER from the coding sequence ATGAACACCTATCTGGATCTGTTTTTTACCTTCGCCCGAATCGGCGGGCTCACCTTTGGTGGTGGTTACGCCATGCTTCCCATCCTTCAGCGGGAGGTGGTGGAAAAGCGGCGCTGGGTTACCGATGAAGAGCTGATGGACTACTATGCAGTGGGCCAGTGCACTCCGGGAATCATTGCCATCAACACCGCGACCTTTATCGGCAACCGGCAGAAAGGCGCTCCTGGCGGGATCGTCGCCACCTTGGGAATGATCTTCCCTTCCCTGATTATTATCACCCTGATTGCGGCTTTTATCAGCAATTTTGCCGATTTGCCGCTGGTTAAGAATGCCTTTGCAGGGATCAGAGTCTGTGTCTTTGTGCTCATTCTCCAGGCCGTTTGGAAATTACAAAAACAGGCCCTGATAGATCGGGTTACGGGGATCATCTTTGCCTTAGTCTTTCTAATGTCGGTGTTCACCGGCCTTTCACCGATTCTCTTTGTTCTTCTGTCGGGCCTTGCAGGAGTCATCATTCAGGGCAAAAAGGTAGGGGGCGAACGGTGA
- a CDS encoding ROK family protein, which translates to MGSYQPIYLKSKNRKLVFDLFKKYEKLSRSQITKLTNMSFPTAMKVVDFLISKEVVHDVGELDIIEGPGRRSKLLQFNPNAYNAFGVEIEGQIATIGKVNLEGEVQECKTVVIKNLHDLSYFHHIVDIIGDMMTKTSVPVLGVGIGFPANINPQTNEIISYDPLHITEPISFYSLIPLIEAKLKLPFFIDNDVNLACAGENLITGDNADSSIVYISLGTGLGSGIIIEGNLWRGESLRAGEIGNLLVHPIESDAKHLPGIHNLEDQINIGAINKRFNIAIEENCTIPEKTVGDIVRYLVPFISTVIFNLVAILDVKKFILSGIIPQKLHPTLYDRLSELFETLPSDLGPISVTPPTGSYPVISGAASMVFEQTLFDEFLH; encoded by the coding sequence GTGGGATCATATCAACCAATCTATTTAAAATCAAAAAATCGAAAACTGGTTTTTGACTTATTTAAGAAATACGAAAAGCTCTCGCGATCACAAATTACAAAACTGACAAACATGAGCTTCCCCACAGCAATGAAAGTAGTTGATTTTCTCATTTCAAAGGAAGTGGTTCATGATGTTGGGGAACTTGATATCATCGAAGGCCCTGGTAGAAGAAGTAAATTGTTACAATTCAACCCGAACGCCTACAACGCCTTTGGAGTTGAAATAGAGGGACAAATAGCAACGATTGGGAAAGTCAATTTGGAAGGGGAGGTTCAAGAATGTAAAACGGTCGTGATAAAAAACCTCCATGACTTAAGCTATTTTCACCATATCGTTGACATCATTGGGGACATGATGACAAAGACATCGGTTCCTGTGCTAGGAGTGGGGATTGGTTTTCCTGCAAATATAAATCCCCAGACAAATGAAATCATCAGTTATGACCCCCTGCATATAACAGAGCCTATCAGCTTTTACTCTTTGATCCCGTTGATAGAGGCAAAACTCAAGCTCCCCTTCTTCATCGACAATGACGTCAATTTGGCATGTGCCGGCGAGAATCTTATCACCGGTGACAATGCCGACAGTAGTATTGTCTATATCTCGCTCGGGACAGGTTTAGGTTCAGGTATCATCATAGAAGGTAATCTCTGGCGAGGAGAAAGCCTTCGTGCAGGAGAAATAGGAAATCTCCTTGTTCACCCAATTGAAAGTGATGCAAAACATCTTCCCGGCATCCATAATTTGGAAGATCAAATCAACATCGGTGCCATAAATAAACGCTTCAATATTGCAATAGAAGAAAATTGTACGATCCCGGAAAAAACAGTCGGCGACATCGTTAGGTATCTGGTACCTTTTATAAGCACGGTGATTTTTAATCTGGTCGCAATCTTAGATGTAAAAAAATTCATTTTATCCGGCATCATTCCGCAAAAATTGCACCCGACACTCTATGATCGCTTATCCGAACTCTTTGAAACACTTCCCTCAGATCTTGGTCCGATCTCTGTAACACCCCCAACAGGCTCATACCCTGTTATTTCAGGAGCTGCATCAATGGTTTTCGAGCAGACGCTTTTCGACGAATTCTTGCATTAG
- a CDS encoding ABC transporter substrate-binding protein, translating into MKKTLLMLFLPLLVCSMAFANGNAEKETNGKTTIVFSTGMPDQAWKNTLEHMIAEANKTLDTVEIVPEYYPSEEEMWKMLPAQIVSGAAPDLIGLNNEGVLELIVNGTLTPLDDLIEKSGFPISELDASNVNGWRYKGDLFSIPYTTTVSGLAVNMTLLKKAGIENPPSTMDELVKAAVAVTDKEKGVYGVCVNLHEYHITQYVHAQGGSWNYGNHMLNGNNEAGLNFIVDLFDKYQVAATPAQLGYKGDTDAFASGKFAMTTAGPWYIPALREMNLDFEWVVVPIPAGTVQRSTVYGWGLCILDSCKHKEAAMQAVSAMLSDESYKYLAEVRGDIPAMTKFVPRYEELYPEMKVVMQTAKDGIGFEYPAAANRFKSDLVTGMEAIIFHRGNQTVENLLQKMEDDGYKK; encoded by the coding sequence ATGAAGAAAACCTTGCTGATGCTTTTCTTACCGCTGTTGGTATGTTCGATGGCTTTTGCTAACGGCAATGCTGAGAAAGAGACGAACGGAAAAACAACGATAGTCTTTTCAACAGGTATGCCAGATCAGGCATGGAAAAACACTTTGGAGCATATGATAGCTGAAGCTAATAAAACATTGGACACTGTTGAAATTGTGCCTGAGTACTATCCGTCTGAAGAAGAGATGTGGAAGATGTTACCTGCACAAATTGTGTCCGGTGCGGCTCCTGATCTCATCGGACTGAATAATGAAGGTGTTCTTGAGTTAATTGTTAACGGGACACTAACACCTCTTGATGATTTAATCGAAAAATCGGGTTTTCCAATATCTGAACTTGATGCAAGCAATGTCAACGGCTGGAGATATAAAGGCGATCTATTCTCAATACCATATACCACGACCGTTAGCGGTCTTGCCGTCAATATGACATTACTTAAGAAAGCAGGTATCGAAAATCCGCCTTCAACCATGGATGAACTGGTAAAGGCTGCTGTTGCCGTTACTGATAAGGAGAAGGGCGTATACGGTGTATGCGTTAATCTGCATGAGTATCATATTACCCAGTATGTTCATGCACAGGGCGGTAGTTGGAATTACGGTAACCACATGCTCAATGGGAATAATGAAGCCGGTTTGAACTTCATTGTTGATCTTTTCGACAAATACCAAGTAGCCGCAACCCCTGCCCAGCTGGGATATAAAGGGGATACCGATGCCTTCGCGTCCGGGAAGTTCGCAATGACGACTGCAGGACCATGGTATATCCCCGCGTTGCGGGAGATGAACCTTGATTTCGAATGGGTTGTTGTCCCGATACCTGCCGGAACCGTACAGCGATCTACTGTCTATGGCTGGGGCCTCTGTATCCTTGATTCCTGTAAACATAAAGAGGCGGCAATGCAGGCGGTTAGTGCCATGCTAAGTGATGAATCATATAAGTATTTAGCCGAGGTACGTGGTGATATACCGGCAATGACGAAATTTGTTCCTCGATATGAGGAGTTATACCCGGAAATGAAAGTTGTGATGCAAACCGCCAAAGACGGCATTGGCTTTGAATATCCGGCGGCTGCAAATAGGTTCAAATCCGATCTTGTCACCGGAATGGAAGCAATCATTTTCCATCGTGGTAATCAGACCGTCGAAAATTTATTACAGAAAATGGAAGACGACGGTTATAAGAAATAG
- a CDS encoding carbohydrate ABC transporter permease, whose amino-acid sequence MLENYKDVFNAGLVTWYKNSLIMTSGIILGNIFFNTLAGYALARIRFPGRNVIFFIIIGTMMISGQITIVPIYIMCVNLGWINTYKALIIPFLTNGMLTFFMRQYFLSIPVELEESARIDGLGRFGTFARIVLPISTMSLATQIIFLFRDWWNQLLWPVTLTNRLNMFVVTAGLNSLKGQYYEWTNLSMAGVVCAILPIIIIFIFMQKQFAESIAVVGIKG is encoded by the coding sequence GTGCTTGAGAATTACAAGGATGTTTTTAATGCCGGTCTGGTGACGTGGTATAAAAATAGTTTGATTATGACTTCCGGTATTATTCTCGGCAATATTTTTTTTAATACCCTTGCCGGTTATGCACTGGCACGAATCAGGTTCCCGGGGAGAAATGTAATATTCTTTATTATTATTGGAACAATGATGATCTCTGGGCAAATAACAATTGTACCAATTTATATTATGTGTGTGAACCTTGGATGGATTAATACCTACAAGGCCCTCATTATTCCCTTTTTAACGAATGGAATGTTGACATTCTTTATGCGTCAATATTTTCTTTCTATTCCTGTTGAGCTGGAAGAATCTGCACGTATCGATGGCCTGGGGCGTTTCGGAACTTTTGCCAGAATAGTACTTCCAATTTCGACCATGTCATTGGCAACTCAAATTATATTTCTTTTTCGGGATTGGTGGAACCAGCTATTATGGCCGGTAACCCTTACGAATCGGTTAAATATGTTTGTTGTTACCGCAGGATTGAATTCACTGAAGGGCCAGTATTACGAATGGACAAATCTTTCCATGGCGGGAGTCGTGTGCGCAATACTCCCCATTATCATTATTTTTATCTTCATGCAGAAGCAATTTGCTGAAAGTATTGCAGTTGTCGGGATAAAGGGATAA
- a CDS encoding ABC transporter ATP-binding protein gives MDDSSVLTIRQARKQYGNGCVAVDDLSLSLGRGEVFGLLGPNGSGKTTTILMLLGLTEPTSGSVDMLGFDPLRSPLEIKRRVAYMPDTIGFYDELSAFENLDYTARFLGLDADARRGRIEESIKKMHLEERMYDKVSTFSHGMRRRLGLAEVLVKKPEIAVLDEPTQGLDPESAAEFLDLILELKQREGITILLSSHLLNQVQAVCDRVGLFSAGRLLVCGAVDELAAGIFGGSVSTFLKAGPDDLSETLRRVEGVSSVERHADGSYRIESSGEVRPALAEAVVAGGGKIYELSSSEHDLDSIYRAYYKEVSHAAA, from the coding sequence ATGGACGATAGTAGTGTATTAACGATACGGCAGGCGCGGAAACAGTACGGCAACGGTTGTGTGGCGGTCGATGACCTTTCCCTCTCCCTCGGCAGGGGAGAGGTGTTTGGCTTACTCGGGCCAAATGGTTCGGGAAAGACGACCACGATTTTGATGCTCCTCGGCCTGACCGAACCGACGAGCGGCAGCGTCGATATGTTGGGGTTTGATCCCCTGCGTTCTCCTCTGGAGATTAAGCGGCGGGTGGCCTATATGCCCGATACCATCGGATTCTACGATGAGCTTAGCGCTTTTGAGAACCTCGATTATACGGCCCGATTCCTTGGCCTTGATGCCGACGCGCGTCGCGGCAGGATCGAGGAGAGTATCAAGAAGATGCATCTTGAAGAGCGCATGTACGACAAGGTGAGTACCTTTTCCCACGGCATGCGTCGTCGCCTGGGGCTTGCGGAGGTGCTTGTCAAAAAGCCGGAGATTGCGGTGCTTGATGAACCAACTCAGGGCCTGGATCCCGAGAGCGCCGCGGAATTTCTTGATTTGATTCTGGAACTAAAGCAACGTGAGGGTATTACCATCCTTCTCTCTTCCCACCTGCTCAACCAGGTCCAGGCGGTCTGCGACCGCGTCGGACTCTTTTCCGCAGGGAGGCTCCTGGTCTGTGGTGCGGTAGATGAGCTTGCGGCAGGGATTTTCGGAGGGAGCGTAAGCACCTTCCTGAAGGCCGGTCCGGATGACCTGAGCGAGACCCTCCGCAGGGTTGAGGGGGTGAGCAGTGTGGAGCGCCATGCCGACGGTTCCTACCGCATCGAGAGCAGCGGCGAGGTTCGCCCCGCATTGGCCGAGGCCGTTGTGGCGGGGGGAGGAAAGATCTATGAGCTCTCCAGCAGCGAGCATGACCTCGACTCGATTTACCGGGCATATTATAAGGAGGTCTCCCATGCGGCGGCGTGA
- a CDS encoding COG1470 family protein, with the protein MLKRIATLLLILGIGVMPVAAYEGLSVSTAFPSIHISDTGMITFDLKVHNYGLSPQRVNLSVTRMPKGWDHLFVGGGGIVDAVFTEPDQSTQVQLWVTPPADVAAGNYDIVVRAQGRDGSFSLPLTIRTGGVLPERLSLDADLPSVKGTPKAEFSYEVELKNNSAGQVLVNLDAAAPKGFQVVFTENYGDKELSTIPIEGGKSKKIKVKVKPPQGVAEGSYEINVVAKSQSAEAETTLSMEIKGQPELNIAGPEGRLSGSAVAGRDTVFDLTLKNSGSAAAKNIKLSGSGPRSWNVKFSPETVDEVAAGESVNVKATVRPSSEAISGDYNVSLRGSSDVGSFSETFRITVRTSTLWGIVAILIIAAAAVVLVTAVRKFGRR; encoded by the coding sequence ATGCTAAAACGAATTGCGACACTTCTACTTATCCTGGGAATTGGCGTCATGCCGGTGGCCGCCTACGAGGGGCTATCGGTATCAACTGCGTTTCCGTCGATTCATATTTCCGATACCGGAATGATCACCTTCGATCTGAAGGTCCACAACTATGGACTTTCACCGCAGCGGGTCAATTTGTCGGTAACACGTATGCCAAAGGGGTGGGATCACCTTTTTGTCGGTGGCGGCGGTATTGTGGATGCGGTGTTTACGGAACCGGATCAGAGTACCCAGGTTCAGTTATGGGTGACCCCTCCTGCGGATGTTGCAGCGGGAAACTACGATATCGTTGTCCGGGCCCAGGGGCGTGATGGAAGTTTTTCTCTGCCCCTGACGATCCGCACCGGCGGCGTTCTTCCCGAGCGTCTCTCCCTTGACGCCGATCTTCCTTCGGTCAAGGGCACTCCCAAGGCGGAGTTTTCGTATGAAGTGGAATTGAAAAATAATAGTGCGGGCCAGGTCCTGGTGAATCTCGATGCTGCTGCTCCAAAGGGGTTTCAGGTTGTGTTTACCGAAAACTACGGCGACAAGGAGCTTTCGACGATTCCGATAGAGGGGGGCAAGAGTAAGAAGATAAAAGTGAAGGTGAAGCCGCCTCAGGGGGTTGCCGAGGGCAGCTACGAGATTAACGTGGTTGCCAAGTCCCAGAGTGCCGAGGCTGAGACAACGCTTTCGATGGAGATCAAGGGGCAGCCCGAACTGAATATTGCTGGTCCGGAAGGAAGGCTTTCGGGGTCGGCGGTTGCTGGCCGGGATACGGTCTTTGATCTGACATTGAAAAATAGCGGAAGTGCTGCGGCAAAGAATATCAAGCTTTCGGGCTCCGGCCCAAGGAGTTGGAATGTCAAGTTCTCTCCGGAGACGGTGGATGAAGTGGCGGCTGGAGAGAGTGTGAATGTAAAGGCAACGGTCCGTCCCTCTTCGGAGGCGATTAGCGGGGATTACAATGTGAGCTTGCGTGGATCCAGCGATGTGGGCAGTTTTTCCGAGACGTTCCGCATTACCGTTCGGACCTCGACCTTGTGGGGGATTGTCGCCATTCTTATTATTGCCGCGGCGGCGGTGGTGCTGGTAACTGCAGTCCGGAAATTCGGGCGTCGTTAG
- a CDS encoding SIS domain-containing protein has product MYQNEYALLEKQLGAIKAAFSEKRITSIYFVACGGSLATIAPGKYLVDRLACNVKTGLYTAGEFYADPPVDISGETLIILNSQSGNTQETCDAAGIAKEKGALLLAFTTNSDSRITALADYTVLYYDTILYPYPLALSIFPCVWRTIFTIIDVLEQKTYSKDVFHAMEHLEEICDAAYTEHKQEAKKFASMMRNEKNIYTIGAGIDHYISYVLSNCLFMESLWLNSSAVHAGEFFHGAFEAFDNRTAVFVFLGLGNTRSLEQRAVIFLQRKTEKLTVLDAKRLSLDPVAFWLRPYVAPLVLNFLAAKYCDELSYAKGHPISSRRYMGIEKY; this is encoded by the coding sequence ATGTATCAGAACGAGTATGCTCTTTTAGAAAAACAGTTAGGCGCTATAAAAGCCGCCTTCTCGGAGAAGCGGATAACAAGCATTTATTTTGTCGCATGTGGTGGTTCCTTGGCGACAATAGCGCCTGGAAAATACCTTGTTGACCGATTAGCCTGCAACGTGAAGACCGGCTTATATACTGCAGGAGAATTTTATGCAGATCCACCCGTTGATATTTCTGGTGAGACGTTAATAATTCTGAATTCTCAGAGTGGTAATACACAGGAAACCTGTGATGCCGCCGGTATTGCGAAGGAAAAAGGTGCTCTGCTTTTGGCGTTTACGACAAATTCTGATTCCAGGATCACTGCATTGGCCGACTATACCGTGCTGTATTATGATACTATATTATACCCTTATCCCTTGGCCCTTTCTATATTTCCGTGCGTCTGGCGAACCATCTTCACCATCATAGATGTCTTGGAGCAGAAAACGTATAGCAAAGATGTTTTTCATGCTATGGAGCATTTGGAAGAAATTTGTGATGCTGCTTACACCGAGCATAAGCAAGAAGCAAAAAAGTTTGCCTCAATGATGCGGAATGAGAAAAATATCTACACCATCGGTGCCGGTATCGATCACTACATATCCTATGTCCTTTCGAATTGTCTTTTTATGGAGTCGCTTTGGCTTAATTCTTCGGCTGTTCATGCTGGTGAATTCTTTCATGGGGCCTTTGAGGCCTTTGACAACCGGACAGCGGTATTTGTTTTCTTGGGCTTGGGCAATACAAGATCCCTGGAACAGCGTGCGGTGATTTTTCTGCAAAGAAAGACAGAAAAACTTACGGTGCTCGATGCGAAGAGGCTTTCGCTTGACCCGGTAGCTTTTTGGTTGCGGCCATATGTAGCTCCGCTTGTTCTTAACTTTCTGGCAGCAAAATATTGTGACGAGTTGTCGTATGCAAAGGGGCATCCGATTTCATCAAGACGATACATGGGAATAGAGAAATACTGA
- a CDS encoding chromate transporter, whose translation MIFLQLFFEYFKVGLFAVGGGLATLPFLYAMSDSTGWFTHTQLADMLAVSESTPGPIGVNMATYVGFTTAGIPGSIAATLGLVTPSVIIIIVVARFLKAFSGNSLVQGAFYGLRPASVGLIAAAGWVVLKISLLDIPLFRESGELFRLFRWKGLVLALVVFAILKLWKIHPVFVIALSAVVGAVFRFAGA comes from the coding sequence GTGATCTTTCTTCAGCTTTTCTTCGAATACTTTAAAGTTGGCCTTTTTGCCGTCGGTGGAGGTCTTGCAACCCTTCCTTTTCTGTATGCCATGTCCGATAGCACCGGCTGGTTCACCCACACCCAGCTGGCGGATATGCTTGCCGTTTCGGAATCGACCCCGGGGCCCATCGGCGTTAACATGGCAACCTACGTGGGTTTTACTACTGCCGGGATTCCGGGGAGCATAGCGGCAACTTTGGGGCTGGTGACTCCTTCGGTTATCATTATTATTGTGGTGGCCCGTTTTTTGAAGGCCTTTAGCGGAAATAGTCTGGTGCAGGGTGCTTTCTACGGGCTTCGTCCGGCATCGGTGGGGCTTATTGCCGCTGCAGGTTGGGTTGTGCTCAAAATCTCTCTACTGGATATTCCCCTTTTCCGTGAAAGTGGTGAGCTGTTTCGCCTCTTCCGCTGGAAGGGGCTTGTCCTCGCGTTGGTGGTCTTTGCCATTCTCAAATTATGGAAGATCCATCCGGTCTTTGTTATCGCCCTTTCCGCCGTGGTCGGCGCCGTGTTTCGTTTCGCAGGAGCATAG